In one Nitrososphaera sp. genomic region, the following are encoded:
- a CDS encoding adenylosuccinate synthetase, translated as MPSLVTVGGFFGDEGKGKIIAYLAMKDRPAIAVRGGVGPNAGHTFTFEGTEYKVRMLPSAALNPSTRLLIGAGVLVNPEILLREVQMFKADDRTFVDSQCGIIEQSHIDRDKGDHLKGTIGTTGTGTGPANADRALRTLKLARDVPELSLYVEDVSNSVNYALDSGENVLVEGTQGTYLSLFHGGYPFVTSKDVTASGICSDVGLGPKRVDEVLVVFKAYVTRVGGGPLQNELPEEEAKQRGWQEFGSVTGRQRRSAPFDMELAKKAIRLNSATQLAVTKLDVLYPDCAGARTFDGLSSEARKFIENIEGETGLQVTLIGTGPELYDIVDRREDKS; from the coding sequence ATGCCAAGCTTGGTTACGGTCGGGGGCTTTTTTGGAGACGAAGGAAAGGGCAAGATTATCGCGTATCTGGCAATGAAGGATAGGCCGGCGATTGCAGTGCGGGGCGGAGTAGGTCCAAACGCGGGCCACACGTTCACCTTTGAGGGCACCGAGTACAAGGTAAGGATGCTCCCAAGCGCGGCGCTAAACCCATCCACAAGGCTTCTGATAGGCGCAGGCGTTCTCGTGAACCCGGAAATACTCCTCCGCGAGGTCCAGATGTTCAAGGCAGACGACAGGACCTTTGTCGATTCGCAGTGCGGCATTATAGAGCAGTCGCATATCGACAGGGACAAAGGAGACCACTTGAAGGGCACCATCGGGACGACCGGCACCGGAACGGGGCCGGCTAATGCGGACCGGGCACTTCGAACCTTAAAGCTGGCAAGAGACGTCCCGGAGCTTTCACTTTACGTCGAGGACGTCAGCAACTCGGTCAACTACGCGCTTGACAGCGGCGAGAATGTGCTTGTCGAAGGGACTCAGGGCACCTATCTGTCGCTCTTTCATGGCGGCTACCCGTTTGTGACATCAAAGGACGTTACCGCGTCGGGGATCTGCTCAGACGTTGGTCTTGGCCCAAAGCGGGTTGACGAAGTCCTTGTGGTTTTCAAGGCATACGTTACGCGCGTGGGAGGCGGCCCACTGCAAAACGAGCTCCCCGAGGAGGAGGCAAAACAGCGCGGCTGGCAGGAATTTGGGAGCGTCACCGGAAGGCAGAGAAGGTCCGCACCTTTTGACATGGAGCTTGCAAAAAAGGCAATCAGGCTCAACAGCGCGACGCAGCTTGCCGTGACAAAACTCGACGTGCTCTATCCAGATTGCGCAGGCGCAAGGACTTTTGACGGGCTTTCATCGGAAGCAAGGAAATTCATTGAAAACATTGAAGGCGAAACTGGCCTGCAGGTAACGCTCATTGGAACCGGGCCTGAACTCTACGACATCGTGGACCGGCGAGAAGACAAGTCGTAG
- a CDS encoding orotidine 5'-phosphate decarboxylase: MASSKGFRERIKSAAVESPIIVALDIVSGTQAPDSSEKWLEGIQRSATDIIDKVHASVCAIKLNFHLLLPLSATKLASVNRLAHSYGLLSIADIKLNDIEHTNEVALDSLVSMGFDGVIANPFMGSQTLKALTGKAHAKGAGVVALAYMSHPGAAEGYGLDVHQNGKQMPLYRIFIQRAKAAGADGIVVGAMQKQILAELAASGDSLPIYSPGIGAQGASVEDAVMNGCDYLIVGRSIIEADDPAAAAREMKARAIKASKR; this comes from the coding sequence ATGGCTAGTTCCAAAGGGTTTCGAGAGCGAATCAAATCGGCTGCAGTTGAGAGCCCGATTATTGTTGCACTTGATATCGTGTCCGGAACGCAAGCTCCAGATTCTTCGGAGAAGTGGCTGGAGGGGATTCAAAGGTCTGCGACGGACATCATTGACAAGGTGCATGCAAGCGTCTGCGCGATAAAGCTCAATTTTCATCTTTTGCTTCCCCTCTCGGCAACCAAGCTTGCGTCGGTAAACCGCCTTGCGCATTCCTACGGCCTGCTTTCAATAGCAGACATCAAGCTAAACGACATCGAGCACACAAACGAAGTTGCCCTGGATAGTCTTGTCTCGATGGGCTTTGACGGCGTCATTGCAAATCCATTCATGGGATCACAGACGCTCAAGGCCCTTACAGGCAAGGCCCATGCCAAGGGCGCAGGAGTCGTAGCCCTTGCGTACATGTCCCACCCAGGAGCGGCGGAAGGATACGGCCTTGACGTGCATCAAAATGGCAAGCAGATGCCGCTGTACAGGATATTCATTCAAAGGGCTAAGGCAGCCGGAGCGGACGGAATAGTCGTGGGCGCTATGCAAAAGCAGATTCTCGCCGAACTTGCGGCATCCGGTGACAGCCTGCCCATATACTCGCCAGGAATCGGAGCGCAGGGAGCGTCGGTTGAGGATGCCGTTATGAACGGATGCGACTACCTGATTGTCGGAAGGTCGATAATTGAAGCAGATGACCCTGCCGCTGCTGCAAGGGAAATGAAGGCCAGGGCAATCAAGGCTTCCAAAAGATAA
- a CDS encoding DUF6659 family protein, with the protein MAKFNSKALKEKYQGQLEREMNNDGINLTQLCEKVLTFDDDIRYAGVIDSGGALVAGGMRNGLDSLVAQTDEELFLAQTALRRSMRERFDSTMGTARFAYVEREKISILTFYMKDKILVVTLEPNVESHTAMDIAEDTLELLDGKK; encoded by the coding sequence GTGGCAAAATTCAATAGCAAGGCTCTGAAAGAGAAGTACCAGGGGCAGCTTGAGAGAGAAATGAACAACGATGGCATTAACCTGACGCAGTTGTGCGAAAAGGTACTCACCTTCGACGATGACATCCGGTATGCGGGCGTTATTGATTCAGGAGGTGCGCTGGTTGCCGGAGGAATGCGGAACGGTCTAGACTCGCTTGTCGCACAGACCGACGAGGAATTGTTTCTGGCGCAGACCGCCCTTCGCAGGAGCATGAGGGAGCGCTTTGACTCCACTATGGGGACGGCGAGGTTTGCCTACGTCGAGCGGGAAAAGATTTCCATCCTTACTTTCTACATGAAGGACAAGATCCTTGTGGTGACGCTTGAGCCAAACGTCGAGTCGCACACCGCGATGGACATTGCTGAAGATACCCTGGAATTGTTGGATGGCAAGAAGTAG
- a CDS encoding zinc ABC transporter substrate-binding protein: MIGLSFGIAIAIAAVVALSAGVGKPAGIGSNISNQTQNAAKGSRLTIVASFFPMYEFTSAVAGDRANVSSFIPIGDEPHGWEPTPQEIQKVQDSQLFVYNGYGMEAFIPNFLANGSDTFQHTTFVKASEGIPTIAADTSSLPEDEAKPMIAQGGQDPHIWNDPVLAQKEVRNIANAMEKADPANAQYYEANAQSYISKLAKLDSDVKSQLSNCQTHTFVSFHNAFSYFDRQYNLTDYWLSGLAPDSELSPQDLARVESAIKQNNVSVVFSEDLVDPKLAESLASDVGAQTKVLSPLEGIKPEEQQKGVTFLDKWYENLDNLKNALRCQS; this comes from the coding sequence GTGATAGGTCTTTCATTTGGAATTGCAATTGCAATCGCTGCAGTAGTTGCATTATCGGCGGGAGTCGGCAAACCTGCTGGAATCGGCTCGAACATATCAAACCAGACCCAGAACGCGGCTAAAGGCTCAAGGCTGACAATTGTGGCCTCTTTCTTTCCAATGTATGAATTTACCAGCGCCGTAGCAGGCGACCGCGCAAATGTTAGTTCGTTTATCCCGATTGGGGATGAGCCACACGGCTGGGAGCCGACCCCACAAGAGATTCAAAAAGTCCAGGACTCACAGCTCTTTGTTTACAACGGCTATGGGATGGAAGCATTCATTCCAAACTTTCTGGCTAATGGTTCAGACACATTTCAGCACACGACCTTTGTCAAGGCATCCGAAGGAATACCGACCATAGCAGCTGACACAAGCAGCCTCCCAGAAGACGAGGCAAAGCCCATGATAGCGCAGGGAGGACAAGACCCGCATATCTGGAATGACCCAGTGTTGGCACAAAAGGAGGTACGAAATATAGCAAATGCAATGGAAAAAGCCGATCCGGCTAACGCGCAGTACTATGAGGCAAATGCCCAGAGCTATATCTCAAAACTAGCCAAGCTCGACAGCGACGTCAAATCACAACTTTCAAACTGCCAGACGCACACTTTTGTTTCATTTCACAATGCCTTCAGCTACTTCGACCGACAGTACAACCTGACAGACTATTGGCTGTCTGGACTGGCGCCGGACTCTGAGCTGTCGCCGCAGGATCTGGCCAGGGTTGAAAGCGCCATTAAGCAGAATAACGTTAGTGTTGTTTTTAGCGAGGACCTAGTTGACCCCAAGCTGGCAGAGTCGCTTGCTTCAGACGTCGGAGCGCAAACAAAGGTGCTCAGCCCACTTGAGGGAATTAAACCGGAAGAACAGCAAAAGGGCGTGACCTTTCTTGACAAGTGGTATGAAAACCTCGACAACCTGAAAAATGCGCTCAGATGTCAATCATAA
- a CDS encoding DUF4443 domain-containing protein has product MHNVVKLLDRVSQRYYPSRMLTFEPAHIFKVLQLLDTNAKTSRATLILKLGLGEGSIKTLVKHLKMENLISTTNAGMTLTSKGTALYSKIKAAIPAETEIDQSYISFGRANHAVLVRGISDEVGSGILQRDAAIKMGALGASTIVFQDGRLFTSDNRHGSPISDSALTGTLIERMHPQDGDVIIIASANDPKVADLAAKRAALETVSAHEKHVVH; this is encoded by the coding sequence ATGCACAACGTTGTCAAGCTGCTTGACAGAGTATCGCAACGCTACTACCCAAGCAGGATGCTGACGTTTGAGCCAGCACACATCTTCAAAGTGCTCCAGCTCCTGGACACAAATGCCAAGACTAGCCGAGCGACTCTGATCCTAAAGCTTGGACTAGGCGAGGGTTCAATCAAGACCCTTGTGAAGCATCTAAAGATGGAGAATCTCATCTCAACAACCAACGCCGGAATGACGCTTACCTCCAAGGGGACTGCGCTTTACTCGAAAATCAAGGCCGCCATCCCGGCGGAAACCGAAATTGATCAAAGTTACATATCGTTTGGAAGAGCAAACCATGCGGTGCTGGTTAGAGGTATTTCTGACGAGGTGGGTAGTGGGATACTCCAGCGAGACGCTGCAATAAAGATGGGGGCGCTTGGAGCAAGCACCATAGTATTTCAGGACGGAAGATTATTCACCTCTGATAACAGACACGGGAGTCCAATTAGTGACTCTGCCCTGACAGGCACGTTGATAGAAAGAATGCACCCTCAGGACGGAGACGTGATAATCATAGCAAGCGCAAACGACCCCAAGGTTGCAGACCTTGCGGCAAAGCGAGCGGCTCTTGAGACCGTATCAGCCCACGAAAAGCACGTCGTCCATTGA
- the glp gene encoding gephyrin-like molybdotransferase Glp yields MREPRKGPKGHMRVDAATEKFFSLINWSKLEPAIEGASLLASHGRVLAKDIITPFDIPSFAKASMDGYAIRSKDVATASDKEPVILAIIGKLSAGEAMTYEIRDGEALSIATGARLPMGADAVVMSEHTRLRGSDVKIFNKVKSGENVSLVGEDMKKGRVMLKNGRWLASQDVGLLATIGLDKVPVFRKPRVAIIATGSELVEPGGRLDRTSIFESNRYMISCMVQECGAEPIDLGLCKDDRPAISSRLKEAAEYDMVVVCGGTSVGPTDYVPELVNAMGKPGLVVHGVAMKPGSPTGLGIVNGRPVILVPGFPVSAFVAFYTFGRPVLQRILQTSGPAKANPVAKLTKSVRVHAKMRTFIRVKVTRISDSLAGGYAAEPISAAGARLLSTLVDATGMVIVDDREMLRKGEKVEVIPFRSID; encoded by the coding sequence TTGCGCGAGCCTAGAAAGGGCCCCAAAGGCCACATGCGCGTTGATGCGGCTACAGAAAAGTTCTTCTCCTTAATCAACTGGTCAAAGTTGGAGCCTGCCATAGAAGGGGCAAGCCTGCTCGCTTCACACGGGAGGGTCCTTGCCAAAGACATCATCACACCTTTCGATATCCCTTCTTTTGCCAAAGCATCAATGGATGGCTATGCGATAAGGTCCAAAGACGTAGCCACTGCGTCTGACAAAGAACCTGTTATCCTTGCAATAATTGGCAAGTTGAGTGCAGGCGAGGCGATGACGTACGAAATCAGAGACGGGGAGGCCCTTTCTATAGCTACGGGGGCACGGCTCCCTATGGGAGCTGACGCGGTGGTTATGTCTGAACATACCCGCCTACGTGGGTCTGACGTAAAGATCTTTAACAAGGTGAAATCCGGCGAAAACGTCTCGCTCGTTGGCGAGGACATGAAGAAAGGCCGCGTTATGTTGAAAAATGGAAGGTGGCTGGCCTCGCAGGACGTCGGCCTTTTGGCCACGATCGGGCTCGATAAAGTTCCTGTCTTTCGAAAGCCCAGGGTAGCAATAATTGCTACTGGCAGCGAACTCGTAGAGCCGGGTGGCAGGCTTGACCGGACTTCTATTTTTGAGAGCAACAGGTACATGATCTCCTGCATGGTACAAGAGTGCGGCGCAGAGCCAATCGATCTGGGATTGTGCAAAGACGACAGGCCTGCCATATCATCCAGGCTAAAGGAGGCGGCTGAATACGACATGGTCGTAGTATGCGGGGGGACCTCTGTGGGGCCAACAGATTACGTGCCAGAGCTCGTAAATGCTATGGGAAAGCCGGGACTGGTAGTTCATGGAGTTGCCATGAAGCCGGGCTCGCCTACGGGGCTTGGAATAGTAAATGGCAGGCCGGTAATTCTTGTTCCTGGATTTCCTGTCTCGGCCTTTGTCGCTTTCTACACCTTTGGCAGGCCGGTGCTCCAGAGGATACTGCAGACTTCCGGCCCTGCCAAGGCAAACCCTGTAGCAAAACTCACCAAGTCGGTCAGGGTGCATGCGAAGATGCGGACATTCATCAGAGTAAAGGTGACAAGAATAAGTGATTCTCTCGCAGGTGGCTACGCTGCGGAGCCAATAAGCGCCGCCGGTGCCAGGCTTTTGTCTACTCTGGTAGACGCTACCGGCATGGTAATAGTAGACGACAGGGAAATGCTGAGGAAGGGTGAGAAAGTCGAAGTTATTCCATTCAGGAGCATCGACTAG
- the moaA gene encoding GTP 3',8-cyclase MoaA, giving the protein MASQLVDGFGRVAKKLRISITDRCNMQCVYCMPQGNNKWIDSAEVLNDEEIIRLARIFASLGIEKIRITGGEPMLRSGIEKMVSKLAKIDGIRSVSITTNGLLFGDKINQLKEAGLASVNISLDTFRRERFEAMTGVDGVARVVNCISLARNAGLEVKVNTVVIRGWNDDEVVDFAKFAVDTGLAVRFIEFMPLDGSGIWAPNLVFGKGEIIEKLRAALGEPIALGNPGSEPAQLYSIGGTGIVGFIPSITEPFCGGCDRVRITSDGRFLTCLFENPGHDVKNLLRGGKSDGEIADYIAEGMRNKPEGIAAIIRLGRLRPKLNMMHEIGG; this is encoded by the coding sequence GTGGCTAGCCAGCTGGTCGATGGCTTTGGCAGGGTCGCCAAAAAGTTGCGGATCTCAATTACCGACAGGTGTAACATGCAGTGCGTCTACTGCATGCCGCAAGGAAACAACAAATGGATCGATTCTGCCGAGGTTCTGAACGATGAAGAGATCATAAGGCTTGCCAGGATTTTTGCGAGTCTTGGAATCGAAAAGATAAGGATCACCGGAGGGGAGCCGATGCTGAGATCCGGAATCGAGAAGATGGTAAGCAAACTCGCAAAGATTGATGGCATAAGGTCAGTCAGCATCACCACTAATGGCCTGTTGTTCGGAGATAAAATCAATCAGCTTAAAGAGGCAGGCCTTGCCAGCGTAAACATCAGTCTCGACACGTTCCGGCGCGAAAGGTTCGAGGCCATGACCGGCGTCGACGGCGTGGCAAGAGTCGTGAATTGCATCTCATTGGCCCGCAACGCGGGCCTTGAAGTGAAGGTAAATACCGTGGTAATCAGGGGCTGGAATGACGACGAGGTGGTTGACTTTGCAAAGTTTGCAGTGGATACCGGGCTTGCGGTAAGGTTCATCGAATTCATGCCGCTTGACGGATCCGGGATCTGGGCGCCAAACCTGGTGTTTGGCAAAGGCGAAATAATTGAAAAACTGAGGGCCGCTCTGGGCGAGCCGATCGCTCTTGGAAATCCCGGCTCGGAGCCTGCCCAGCTTTACTCGATCGGCGGGACCGGGATTGTAGGTTTTATCCCCTCTATCACCGAGCCGTTCTGTGGAGGCTGCGACAGGGTAAGGATAACTTCGGACGGCCGGTTCCTGACATGTCTCTTTGAAAACCCCGGCCATGATGTCAAGAACCTGCTTCGCGGAGGAAAAAGTGATGGCGAGATAGCAGACTACATCGCGGAGGGCATGAGGAACAAGCCTGAAGGCATAGCCGCCATCATAAGACTTGGTCGGCTCAGGCCAAAGTTGAATATGATGCACGAGATAGGAGGATGA
- a CDS encoding MoaD/ThiS family protein, with amino-acid sequence MLDRDGQDHPGVKVRLFASVREMAGRGEVLIRLDGTRLSAEKLRERVFAMYPELVSKQVPFVLAVNHTVVIDESKVFITQGDEVAILPPISGG; translated from the coding sequence ATGCTGGACAGAGATGGGCAGGATCATCCAGGCGTAAAGGTAAGGCTATTTGCATCTGTCCGCGAGATGGCAGGAAGAGGCGAGGTGCTGATAAGACTGGATGGCACCCGGCTGTCGGCAGAGAAGCTCAGGGAGAGGGTTTTTGCGATGTATCCAGAACTTGTGTCAAAACAGGTACCGTTTGTGCTGGCCGTAAATCACACTGTTGTAATCGACGAATCCAAGGTTTTCATAACCCAGGGCGACGAGGTGGCCATTCTTCCCCCAATCAGCGGAGGTTAG
- a CDS encoding molybdenum cofactor biosynthesis protein MoaE, translating into MDVCKMLAEVGDASAGATALFVGSVRDHSEKGRVFEIHYESYREMAEKAIAEIESEIMKRWHVKKVLIVHRIGTLGVGEASVAVAVSAEHRKEAFDACRYGIDTVKARVPIWKKEVLENGAAWAEGVLPEGD; encoded by the coding sequence ATTGACGTCTGCAAGATGCTCGCCGAGGTGGGCGATGCCTCTGCCGGCGCCACCGCATTATTTGTAGGAAGCGTCAGGGATCATAGCGAAAAGGGCCGCGTTTTTGAAATCCATTACGAATCATACAGAGAGATGGCAGAGAAAGCGATCGCCGAAATTGAAAGCGAGATTATGAAAAGATGGCATGTAAAGAAAGTGTTGATTGTGCACAGAATCGGAACTCTTGGCGTTGGCGAGGCCAGCGTCGCAGTCGCGGTGTCTGCGGAGCACAGAAAGGAAGCCTTTGACGCGTGCAGGTACGGAATCGATACCGTAAAGGCCCGCGTTCCAATCTGGAAAAAAGAAGTGTTAGAAAATGGCGCGGCGTGGGCGGAAGGAGTTTTGCCAGAGGGTGATTGA
- the moaCB gene encoding bifunctional molybdenum cofactor biosynthesis protein MoaC/MoaB — translation MAGEGTPGMVDISAKPDTLRSAVARATVKIGSPATMEIINEGKSPKGNIFDAARIAATMGAKRTWDLLPYCHPLPLDSIKVDIAARNLSVEITVSVKAVWKTGVEMEALTGASIAALTVYDMLKPVDDGLSIESIKLIEKRGGLNSFAEKFDRRLTAAVLVASDSRHEKDDVSGKVVAKRLGEQGFQVVSFKIVPDDVHRIAAELKEFCDDLKVDLVMTTGGTGFGQRDVTPEATKAVIEKEAAGIMEALRAHGQKRTPLSMLSRGVAGVRGKTVIVNLPGSTRAVSESLDSVFPGLLHLYRMMEGLGHNH, via the coding sequence ATGGCAGGCGAAGGCACCCCCGGCATGGTAGACATATCCGCCAAGCCCGATACGCTGCGATCGGCAGTCGCACGGGCGACAGTAAAGATAGGCTCCCCTGCAACGATGGAAATAATCAACGAAGGCAAATCCCCGAAAGGAAACATTTTCGACGCAGCAAGGATTGCAGCCACCATGGGGGCCAAGCGGACATGGGACTTGTTGCCGTACTGCCATCCCCTGCCGCTGGACTCGATAAAAGTTGACATTGCTGCCAGGAACCTGTCTGTTGAAATCACGGTGAGCGTGAAAGCTGTCTGGAAGACCGGCGTGGAAATGGAGGCTCTCACAGGAGCCTCGATTGCCGCGCTCACCGTCTATGACATGCTAAAGCCAGTCGATGACGGTCTATCTATAGAGTCGATAAAGCTGATAGAAAAGCGCGGAGGCCTCAATTCCTTTGCGGAAAAGTTCGATAGAAGGCTCACGGCCGCAGTGCTGGTTGCAAGCGACTCTCGACATGAAAAGGACGACGTGTCAGGCAAGGTTGTCGCCAAGAGGCTCGGCGAGCAGGGGTTTCAGGTCGTCTCTTTCAAGATAGTACCTGACGACGTCCATCGCATTGCGGCCGAGCTGAAGGAGTTCTGCGATGATCTAAAGGTTGACCTTGTCATGACTACTGGAGGGACGGGCTTTGGTCAACGTGATGTAACACCGGAGGCAACAAAGGCAGTAATTGAAAAAGAGGCGGCCGGGATCATGGAGGCGCTGCGGGCCCACGGCCAGAAGAGGACTCCTTTGTCCATGCTTTCAAGAGGGGTTGCGGGCGTGAGGGGAAAGACGGTAATTGTGAATTTGCCGGGTAGCACAAGAGCAGTCTCGGAGTCGCTTGATTCAGTGTTTCCAGGATTACTGCACCTATACAGAATGATGGAAGGACTGGGCCACAATCATTAG
- a CDS encoding sulfite exporter TauE/SafE family protein: MNDSATNTIFLLAPLFFGVSFVYSSVGFGGGSSYIAILVLAGISLFMVPPISLILNIVASSMALVNYARAGYLSLSLSAPFLSSVPFAFASALIVLTQKELALIFVLTMYAASAALLISGTLIKRQREKVMKLNVSRMKLVVVGVPTGSALGVLAGVVGIGGGIWLSPLLILTGLADPKKAAATASLFILANSISGFAGHSIGKPVDLSLVIPLALVVLAGGLIGSRFGAFKFDHDRIRIIVGALVAVAATLLLLNQLLKA; encoded by the coding sequence GTGAACGATTCGGCAACCAATACGATATTTCTGCTCGCCCCCTTATTCTTCGGGGTAAGCTTTGTCTATTCCAGCGTCGGGTTTGGCGGCGGGAGCAGTTATATCGCAATTCTCGTTCTTGCGGGAATAAGCCTGTTCATGGTGCCTCCGATTTCACTGATCCTGAACATAGTGGCGTCATCGATGGCGCTGGTTAACTATGCAAGGGCGGGGTACCTGTCACTCAGCCTGTCCGCCCCGTTCCTTTCTTCCGTGCCGTTTGCGTTTGCCTCCGCACTCATTGTGCTCACGCAGAAGGAGCTCGCACTCATTTTTGTGTTAACGATGTATGCCGCGTCCGCAGCCCTCTTGATATCGGGTACTTTGATCAAGAGGCAGCGCGAAAAGGTAATGAAACTCAATGTAAGTCGCATGAAACTTGTGGTGGTAGGCGTGCCAACGGGTTCGGCCTTGGGTGTCCTCGCCGGCGTAGTTGGCATTGGGGGCGGGATCTGGCTCTCTCCGCTGCTTATCCTGACCGGCTTGGCGGATCCAAAAAAGGCTGCTGCCACTGCTAGTCTTTTCATACTTGCAAACTCGATAAGCGGATTCGCGGGGCATTCGATTGGAAAACCAGTTGACCTCTCGCTCGTGATCCCACTTGCATTGGTGGTCCTTGCGGGCGGGCTGATCGGGTCAAGGTTTGGGGCATTCAAGTTTGACCATGACAGGATCAGGATTATAGTAGGGGCGCTTGTTGCAGTCGCCGCAACTCTATTGCTGCTGAACCAGCTGCTTAAAGCCTAA
- a CDS encoding molybdopterin-dependent oxidoreductase: MFVVGVIAGAVALLFSYDLRTLGGIFVPELASQALFSVTPGTIESQAIAELGSLAKYSAFSGAIVGCLVVYGAIGVLLLPLYRRLQSRGKALNMLVFMLVPFAIMLAIAVVLTKITEIASQPLTLPLIALFLVPPHVAFGLVFYYLFAAPPRRKKPSPVVRAGTDQPDLAASHVSRKVSRKEFISIMGVIAGGSIASALFYQWFSSGNAGAGSAPLAPASPTSLANSTSMLPAAVQSLYRSEITPSDEFYRVDTNIVTPLIDASMWSLMVGGLVNNSLSLSYEDLKSMPSVERYVTLECVSNQVGGDLTSTAHWKGVMLKDVLEKAGIKNEATYIVFRCYDGYDVGVPLDRGLGGAFLAYELNGSPLPRDHGYPLRAIVPGLYGMMNPKWITSIELVGTEYEGFWQRRGWSNDAMYKIHSTIVVPGNALAKRFGDLGVPTTVKVGSKVPVAGVAFAGDRGISKVELSTDGGNTWQPAHIKQPLSSANTWVLWSAEWSPPSEGRYEITVRAFDGSGNMQGMGFQPPFPSGSSGYHTVSVTATRQAA, from the coding sequence GTGTTTGTAGTCGGCGTCATTGCCGGCGCCGTAGCTCTGCTTTTTTCATATGATCTCCGCACGCTTGGAGGAATATTTGTACCAGAACTTGCCTCGCAAGCTCTGTTCTCGGTGACGCCAGGCACGATCGAGTCGCAGGCCATTGCAGAGCTTGGCTCCCTCGCGAAATACTCCGCGTTTTCAGGCGCCATAGTGGGCTGCCTAGTGGTGTATGGCGCAATTGGAGTGTTGCTCCTTCCTCTCTACCGGCGGCTTCAGTCGAGGGGAAAGGCACTCAACATGCTGGTATTCATGCTTGTCCCGTTTGCCATAATGCTTGCAATAGCGGTAGTCCTTACAAAAATAACCGAGATCGCGTCGCAGCCTCTTACGTTGCCCTTGATCGCCCTGTTTCTGGTGCCCCCACACGTGGCTTTCGGCCTGGTATTTTATTACCTGTTTGCAGCACCTCCCAGGCGCAAGAAACCGTCACCGGTTGTACGCGCCGGGACAGATCAGCCTGACCTTGCAGCGAGCCATGTATCTCGCAAGGTGAGCAGGAAGGAATTCATCAGCATCATGGGGGTTATTGCTGGAGGCTCCATCGCTTCTGCGCTCTTTTACCAGTGGTTCTCTAGCGGGAATGCAGGCGCAGGGTCCGCTCCCCTTGCCCCAGCTTCTCCCACGTCGCTTGCCAATTCCACGTCCATGCTGCCCGCCGCGGTACAATCACTCTACCGCTCGGAGATAACCCCGAGTGATGAGTTTTACAGGGTTGACACGAACATTGTCACTCCGCTTATCGACGCGAGCATGTGGAGCCTGATGGTGGGAGGGCTGGTGAACAACAGCCTCTCGCTTTCTTATGAGGATCTAAAGTCCATGCCCTCGGTCGAGCGTTACGTGACTCTCGAGTGCGTCAGCAACCAAGTTGGAGGAGACCTCACGAGCACCGCGCACTGGAAAGGTGTTATGCTAAAAGACGTCCTGGAGAAGGCGGGGATAAAGAATGAAGCGACCTATATTGTATTCAGGTGCTACGACGGCTACGACGTCGGAGTGCCGCTCGACCGAGGCCTTGGCGGGGCCTTTCTGGCCTACGAGCTGAACGGATCACCGCTTCCAAGAGACCACGGCTACCCCCTCAGGGCAATCGTTCCAGGCCTTTACGGAATGATGAACCCAAAATGGATAACGTCTATCGAGCTTGTCGGGACAGAATACGAAGGGTTCTGGCAGAGGAGGGGATGGAGCAACGACGCAATGTACAAAATTCATTCGACCATAGTGGTGCCTGGAAACGCCCTGGCGAAAAGGTTTGGCGACCTGGGTGTGCCGACTACGGTGAAAGTTGGAAGCAAGGTGCCAGTCGCAGGCGTTGCGTTCGCTGGAGACAGGGGAATATCGAAAGTCGAGCTCAGCACTGACGGAGGGAACACTTGGCAGCCGGCCCACATAAAGCAGCCCCTGTCAAGTGCCAATACATGGGTCCTGTGGTCCGCGGAATGGAGCCCACCCTCCGAAGGTAGGTACGAGATAACCGTGAGAGCTTTTGATGGGAGCGGAAATATGCAGGGGATGGGGTTTCAGCCGCCATTTCCTTCAGGCTCGTCGGGCTACCACACTGTCAGCGTGACAGCCACGAGGCAGGCTGCTTGA